The genomic stretch AGATTCACGATTTCCCCGGAGGTGTTCCGGATGGGCGTGATGGTCACGTCCCACCAGCGGGGCGAGCCCTTCAGGGTGGGGCAGTAGCCCTCGAACCGGCCCACCCCGCCGGCGCGCGCGGCCGCAAGGGCGGCCTCGACCAGGGGGCGCGTGTCGCCCTGCCAGAACTCGGGCCACACGGCGTTCAGGCACGCGTTGAAATCGTCGACCTCCATGACGCGCATGCCGCCCACGTTCATGCTCATCAGGCGCGCGTCCGGGCTGAGCACCTTGATGCAGTCGGCATTGGCATCCACGATGTCCTGGAGCATGGCGGCGCGGGACGCGAGTTCGTGGTGTTCCTGTGCGTGGTCATGGATGTCCGTACACATCGTCACCCAGGTGGGCCCGCCCCCCTGCGGGTCGAGGTGGGGCCGGCCATCGGCCTGCACGGTACGGTAGGCCCCGTCGTGACGGCGCAGGCGGAACTGGGCCCGGTAGGGCTGCCCGGAGCGCTGCGCCTGTTCCCATGCAGCCAGCGCGGCGGCCCGGTCGTCCGGATGCACGGCCTGCGTGAAGGGCACGCCCACACGGCTTCCCTCCGGCCCGGTCACGTCAGACCACGCCGCGTTCACGAACGTGATCCGCCCAGCGCCGTCTGCCCCCCACACGGGCAGCGGCAGGCGGTCATACCACTCCGTCCCGGGGTCACGCACCCCGTGTGCCACCGGCTCGGCCGTCATGCTCCTGTTGTATCGCAAAGATGTATGAACGATGTGAACTTGGTGACGAAGCGGTGGCTCTGGCGGGGCCACCGCACCGGCCAACCGTGCCCTGCCGTACCCATGCCCGCGCTCCGACACGGGAGGATCACGCATGGTTCCTCGTGCATCCCGCTGGGCCCGCGCGCTGGGCGCGGCGCTGCTCTTGCTCGGCCTGACCGGCGCAGGCGGTGCCCACTACGTTCCGGCCCTGCCGGACAGCGCCATTGCGAAGCCGGCCCGGCAGTTCGGGCTGCCCTTCGCGGGGGCCCCTGGCCCCAACACGTGGCTGCTCGGTCAGGGCTATGGCAACACCACGGGCGCGTACCGGCAGCGGCGCAGCACCTACGGCAACCTCCAGGGCATTCACGCCGGGCTGGACTTCAGTGCTCCGTGCGGCACACCGGTGCGGGCCATCGGAGACGGCGTCGTGGCCGAGGTGGATGGCCCACACGGCAGCCCGCCGCACAACGTCGTGATCGACCACGCCGGCAACCTGTCGAGCCTGTACGGCCACCTGCGGGTGCGCTCCTCCCTGAAGCGCGGCCAGACGGTGAAGCGCGGACAGGTGATCGGAGAGAGCGGGGACTCGCAGTTCACGTGCGTGAGTGCTCCGCACCTTCACCTGGAACTGCGCGACCGCTCGCACCAGCGCTTCTTCAATCCGCAGCCCTTCATCGCCGCCGACTGGAACACCCTGGCGCTCGCCAGCGGCTTCGGGCGTGGCTACGAGTACGACCTGGACTCGCCGCGCCGCTGGCAGTCGCCGGACACCCAGCCCCAGGCGCTGCGCGGCGGCCGGCTGCTGAACGAGTTCGCCCGCCCGTGGCCGCCCGCACCGGGAGGAGCACGGTGAGGCGGGCTGTCCTGGCGATGCTGCTCGGCGGCACGGCCGTGGCGGCCACGCTGCCGTCACAGCCCATCCTGTCCGGCGGGTGCTGTCCGGGCGCGGTCTGGACGCCGGATTCGAAAGCCCTGCTGTTTCTGGACGGCCCCCCGGCACGCGCCAGCACGGCGATCTACACCTTGCCGGCAGGCGGGGGCACCGTGACCCGGCGCTTTTCCAGCGTGGCGTTCTACTCGCCGGCCCTGAAGTGGGC from Deinococcus sp. AB2017081 encodes the following:
- a CDS encoding M23 family metallopeptidase; this translates as MVPRASRWARALGAALLLLGLTGAGGAHYVPALPDSAIAKPARQFGLPFAGAPGPNTWLLGQGYGNTTGAYRQRRSTYGNLQGIHAGLDFSAPCGTPVRAIGDGVVAEVDGPHGSPPHNVVIDHAGNLSSLYGHLRVRSSLKRGQTVKRGQVIGESGDSQFTCVSAPHLHLELRDRSHQRFFNPQPFIAADWNTLALASGFGRGYEYDLDSPRRWQSPDTQPQALRGGRLLNEFARPWPPAPGGAR